A region from the Natronorubrum halophilum genome encodes:
- a CDS encoding ABC transporter substrate-binding protein has product MEDVAPSTTRRGLLAGIGVGTSALAGCAERLWSQAETSDPEQVSLTIKTVPADDDRLAATIASQLRENYVAAGIDATHEPVSMAELYRDILLEGNYDVFVARHDGFDEYDALRGLLHSQFVSEQGWQNPFQFSDITVDDYLEEQRMAEGDDRLDVLIDLIDHLLETTPYTVVAHPYPLSGLDNELSVPNPPRRPHQYLDILTHPNNESRNGPLEVGVFGEGLTERLNPLTVDQNRIAGLLGLLYDPLVRRIDEEYVPWLAEDVEWTEQGQLRARVTLREGLEWHDGTDLDADDVAFTLDFLEDTSMGSIDSGAPAPRYRGRQTLVDRTNVINSRTISLFFTQTNQSAARRALTIPLLPTHIWADRAEVVTERQTQAIMDDNSEPIGSGLFAFGESTTDAEIQLEPFDAHVLREATDRPSVLENSSRFDGITFQVDPNAGSMVDALVNGEVDVTASELPPESAGEIRKAENTATVTGTSDAFYMIGYSSHHPQLGNPHFRRICSRLIDREHAVTEFFDGLAEPATSANALVGIRDDAWEYDHDFGTASDPLEFPGTDGEINASRVQSLFSAIHYRYEDDILLE; this is encoded by the coding sequence ATGGAAGACGTCGCTCCCTCGACGACCAGACGGGGGTTGCTCGCTGGGATCGGTGTTGGAACCAGCGCCCTCGCCGGGTGCGCGGAGCGACTCTGGTCGCAGGCAGAAACCAGCGACCCGGAGCAGGTTTCGCTGACAATCAAGACTGTTCCGGCGGACGACGACCGCCTCGCCGCGACGATCGCGAGCCAGCTCCGTGAGAACTACGTTGCGGCCGGCATCGACGCAACGCACGAACCGGTCTCCATGGCGGAACTGTATCGCGATATTCTGCTCGAGGGTAACTACGACGTATTCGTCGCCAGACACGACGGATTCGACGAGTACGACGCCCTCCGCGGGCTGTTGCACTCACAGTTCGTCAGCGAACAGGGGTGGCAAAACCCCTTCCAGTTCTCCGATATCACGGTCGACGACTACCTCGAGGAACAGCGGATGGCCGAGGGAGACGACCGTCTCGACGTGCTCATCGATCTGATCGACCACCTGCTGGAGACAACACCGTACACGGTTGTCGCCCATCCCTACCCGCTCAGCGGGCTGGACAACGAGTTGAGCGTCCCGAACCCGCCTCGGCGTCCACACCAGTACCTGGATATCCTCACCCACCCGAACAACGAGTCGCGAAACGGTCCACTCGAAGTCGGCGTCTTCGGTGAAGGTCTCACCGAGCGGCTGAACCCGCTCACCGTCGACCAGAACCGGATCGCCGGTCTACTGGGCCTCCTGTACGATCCACTGGTCCGACGGATCGACGAGGAGTACGTTCCGTGGCTGGCCGAAGACGTTGAGTGGACCGAACAGGGCCAGCTCCGAGCCCGCGTTACCCTTCGGGAGGGACTCGAGTGGCACGACGGGACGGATCTCGATGCCGACGACGTGGCGTTTACGCTCGACTTTCTCGAGGACACCTCGATGGGTTCGATCGACAGTGGCGCCCCCGCACCGCGATATCGGGGGCGACAGACGTTGGTCGACAGGACGAACGTGATCAATTCGCGGACGATATCCCTGTTCTTTACCCAGACGAACCAGTCGGCCGCTCGTCGGGCGCTGACGATCCCGCTGCTCCCGACGCATATCTGGGCCGACCGGGCGGAAGTCGTGACCGAGCGCCAGACGCAAGCGATTATGGACGACAACTCCGAGCCGATCGGTTCGGGACTGTTCGCCTTCGGAGAGTCCACGACCGACGCCGAGATCCAACTCGAACCGTTCGATGCACACGTCCTCCGCGAAGCGACGGACCGTCCGTCGGTGCTCGAGAACTCCTCCCGGTTCGATGGAATCACCTTCCAGGTCGATCCGAACGCTGGCTCGATGGTCGACGCGCTTGTCAACGGTGAGGTCGACGTGACGGCGAGCGAACTGCCACCGGAAAGCGCCGGGGAAATTCGAAAGGCGGAGAACACCGCAACCGTGACGGGGACGTCCGACGCGTTCTACATGATCGGCTACAGCAGCCATCACCCCCAACTCGGCAACCCTCACTTTCGGCGGATCTGTTCGCGGCTAATCGACCGCGAGCACGCCGTGACCGAGTTTTTCGACGGCCTCGCCGAACCGGCTACCTCCGCCAATGCGCTCGTCGGCATCCGCGACGACGCCTGGGAGTACGACCACGATTTCGGCACCGCTTCGGATCCTCTCGAGTTTCCCGGTACCGACGGAGAGATCAACGCGTCTCGGGTCCAGTCTCTCTTCTCGGCTATTCACTACCGCTACGAAGACGATATCCTGCTCGAGTGA
- a CDS encoding phosphatase PAP2 family protein → MALAEVLLELALIVTTMLVTATLIIVGPRNVADALRDFRWRLEACVLPFSALVVVLLLRWSTQDVVHRLERQVLRNNITAVLFELDQLLFGTNPVTVLQSFQTDLVTSFFVFVYMYGYAFLLIFPFIAYFALDEMDDLSNLVIAFTANYGIGLLCYTFFLAFGPRNYDPLLFEGLLYEAFPQSRMLTNEINQSTNVFPSLHTSLSMTVFFLSWVTREKYPIWLFVSGFFAISISLSTMYLGIHWFSDVVAGTLLALVSVYIGVNYTVEGFLAWIRRFFETQSGPPNADGE, encoded by the coding sequence ATGGCACTCGCCGAAGTACTGCTCGAGCTTGCCCTCATCGTGACGACGATGCTCGTTACGGCAACGCTCATTATCGTCGGACCGCGGAACGTGGCCGACGCACTACGGGATTTTCGCTGGCGTCTCGAGGCCTGCGTACTCCCGTTTTCCGCGCTCGTGGTCGTGCTTCTGTTGCGGTGGTCGACACAGGATGTCGTTCATCGACTCGAGCGGCAAGTGCTCCGGAACAACATCACGGCGGTCCTGTTCGAACTCGATCAGCTACTCTTCGGGACGAACCCCGTCACCGTTCTCCAGTCGTTTCAAACCGATCTCGTGACGTCGTTTTTCGTCTTCGTCTACATGTACGGCTACGCGTTTTTGCTGATCTTCCCGTTTATCGCGTACTTCGCGCTCGACGAGATGGACGACCTGTCGAACCTCGTGATCGCCTTTACCGCGAACTACGGAATCGGGCTGCTCTGTTACACCTTCTTTCTCGCGTTCGGTCCGCGAAACTACGATCCGCTGCTGTTCGAGGGGCTGTTGTACGAGGCGTTTCCCCAGTCCCGGATGCTGACGAACGAGATCAACCAGAGCACGAACGTCTTTCCGTCACTGCACACCTCGCTGTCGATGACCGTCTTCTTCCTCTCGTGGGTGACCCGAGAGAAGTATCCGATCTGGCTGTTCGTCTCCGGCTTCTTCGCGATCAGCATCTCGCTTTCGACGATGTACCTGGGTATCCACTGGTTCTCCGACGTCGTCGCCGGAACGTTGCTCGCACTCGTCAGCGTCTACATCGGCGTCAACTACACGGTCGAGGGGTTTCTCGCGTGGATTCGCCGGTTCTTCGAGACGCAGTCCGGACCGCCGAACGCCGACGGCGAGTAG
- a CDS encoding cryptochrome/photolyase family protein, translating into MNLHWHRRDLRGTDNLGLAHAATAADGRVVPVFVLDPTVLEHASPVRVACLLEALDGLRGWYRERESDLLVVRGEASEVLSRLAREHDAEAVVWATDYSALARERDLAVTAALEDDDVRCETVHDAIHHEPGSITPNEGDHYSVFSYFWKKWRDREKREPVDPPAANDLADLTGEPLPSLAELGFEEPVPTPPRVTQPAARERLTAFCSGPIYRYAETRDRPALDGTSRLSVHLKWGTVGIRAVYEATERAANRGETDEARESVRAFQRQLAWREFYAYVLAFNPETVAENFNDYENAIPWRNDTDEIEAWKAGKTGYPIVDAGMRQLRATGWMHNRVRMLVASFLTKDLLTDWRVGYDWFRANLADHETANDVGGWQWAGSTGTDAQPYFRVFNPMKQGREYDPDAEYIREHVPELADATATEIHGWHDLESTERDRIAAAYPAPIVDHADRRERAIAAFERARGEPSK; encoded by the coding sequence ATGAACCTCCACTGGCACCGCCGCGATCTCCGCGGAACCGACAACCTCGGCCTCGCACACGCAGCCACAGCGGCCGACGGCCGGGTTGTTCCCGTGTTCGTCCTGGATCCGACCGTCCTCGAGCACGCGTCACCAGTTCGGGTCGCCTGCCTGCTCGAGGCCCTCGACGGCCTTCGTGGCTGGTATCGCGAGCGGGAGAGCGACCTACTCGTCGTCCGTGGCGAAGCCAGCGAGGTGCTCTCGCGGCTCGCTCGCGAACACGACGCCGAAGCCGTCGTCTGGGCGACCGATTACAGCGCGCTCGCTCGGGAGCGCGATCTGGCGGTAACGGCAGCACTCGAGGACGACGACGTCCGGTGTGAGACCGTCCACGACGCGATCCACCACGAACCGGGGTCGATAACACCGAACGAGGGCGACCACTACTCGGTGTTTTCGTACTTCTGGAAAAAGTGGCGCGACCGAGAGAAACGCGAACCGGTCGATCCACCGGCGGCGAACGACCTCGCCGACCTCACGGGTGAGCCGCTGCCGTCGCTCGCCGAACTCGGGTTCGAAGAGCCAGTTCCGACGCCGCCACGGGTCACCCAGCCGGCGGCCCGTGAGCGACTTACGGCCTTTTGCTCTGGACCGATCTATCGGTACGCCGAAACCCGTGACCGTCCGGCTCTCGACGGCACCTCCCGGCTTTCGGTCCATCTCAAGTGGGGGACCGTCGGCATTCGAGCGGTGTACGAAGCCACGGAACGGGCGGCAAACCGCGGGGAGACCGACGAAGCACGCGAGAGCGTCAGGGCGTTCCAGCGGCAACTCGCCTGGCGCGAGTTCTACGCGTACGTCCTCGCGTTTAACCCCGAAACAGTCGCTGAGAACTTCAACGACTACGAGAACGCGATACCGTGGCGAAACGATACCGACGAAATCGAGGCCTGGAAAGCCGGGAAAACCGGGTATCCGATCGTCGATGCGGGGATGCGTCAGTTGCGGGCGACGGGATGGATGCACAACCGCGTTCGGATGCTCGTCGCGTCGTTTCTGACGAAGGATCTATTGACCGACTGGCGAGTCGGCTACGACTGGTTCCGCGCGAACCTCGCCGACCACGAGACGGCGAACGACGTCGGTGGGTGGCAGTGGGCCGGCTCGACCGGGACCGACGCCCAGCCCTATTTTCGGGTGTTCAATCCGATGAAACAGGGACGCGAGTACGATCCGGACGCCGAGTACATCCGCGAACACGTCCCCGAACTCGCCGACGCGACGGCTACGGAGATTCACGGGTGGCACGACCTCGAGTCGACGGAGCGGGATCGAATCGCCGCCGCGTATCCGGCACCGATCGTCGATCACGCGGATCGCAGAGAGCGCGCAATCGCAGCGTTCGAACGGGCACGCGGGGAGCCCTCGAAGTAA
- a CDS encoding sugar phosphate isomerase/epimerase family protein, translating into MDIGVHTPPLADESLEGALSYLDDLGVSAIEPGVGGHPGQDHLPRAEYLDNDSAQQEVRNLLEGYDMRISALATHNNPLHPDDERAERADLELREAIQLASQLEVGTVTCFSGLPAGGPDDEVPNWITAPWPSEHADALEYQWEQAVSYWDELAEYADEHDVDIAIEMHPNMLVHEPHGMARLREETGDRIGANFDPSHLYWQGISITDAIRYLGERDAIHHFHAKDTKIYEAQAREKGVLDTTAYDDEPNRSWLFRSVGYGHDESHWKDLVSTLRMVGYDSALSIEHEDSLTSSREGLEKAVDLLERAVFETEPGEAYWAE; encoded by the coding sequence ATGGATATCGGCGTTCACACCCCGCCGCTGGCGGACGAATCGCTCGAGGGAGCGCTCTCCTATCTCGACGACCTCGGCGTCAGCGCGATCGAACCCGGCGTCGGCGGTCACCCCGGACAGGATCACCTGCCGCGGGCGGAGTACCTCGACAACGATAGCGCCCAACAGGAGGTTCGAAACCTGCTCGAGGGCTACGACATGCGGATTAGCGCGCTCGCGACGCACAACAATCCGCTGCATCCCGACGACGAGCGGGCCGAGCGAGCCGATCTCGAGCTTCGAGAGGCGATTCAACTCGCCTCCCAGCTCGAGGTCGGGACCGTGACCTGCTTCTCGGGACTCCCCGCGGGCGGCCCGGACGATGAGGTGCCGAACTGGATTACGGCCCCGTGGCCCTCGGAACACGCCGACGCGCTCGAGTACCAGTGGGAGCAGGCGGTGTCGTACTGGGACGAACTGGCCGAGTACGCCGACGAGCACGACGTCGATATCGCGATCGAGATGCACCCGAACATGCTGGTCCACGAACCCCACGGAATGGCGCGGCTGCGCGAAGAGACCGGCGACCGTATCGGCGCGAACTTCGATCCCTCGCACCTCTACTGGCAGGGCATCTCGATTACCGACGCGATCCGGTACCTCGGCGAGCGAGACGCCATTCACCACTTCCACGCCAAGGATACCAAGATCTACGAGGCCCAGGCGCGGGAGAAGGGCGTCCTCGACACGACGGCCTACGACGACGAACCGAACCGCTCGTGGCTCTTCCGATCGGTCGGCTACGGTCACGACGAATCCCACTGGAAGGACCTCGTCTCGACGCTGCGCATGGTCGGCTACGACAGTGCCCTGAGCATCGAACACGAGGACTCGCTGACGAGTTCCCGGGAGGGCCTGGAGAAAGCCGTCGACCTCCTCGAGCGGGCGGTCTTCGAGACGGAGCCGGGTGAAGCCTACTGGGCAGAGTGA
- a CDS encoding carboxypeptidase regulatory-like domain-containing protein, with product MRVKRPLILELSRHEVPVGQPVTVRARDKGNRPIEGAIVEAGSKRKRTDERGLCEITFHAPGFWRLVARKSPTDRVAYKPASTLVRAVPRPSTSRSPHRPEPRVL from the coding sequence ATGAGAGTCAAACGACCACTCATCCTCGAGCTCAGTCGTCATGAGGTCCCGGTCGGACAGCCGGTCACCGTTCGCGCCCGCGATAAGGGGAATCGACCGATCGAAGGGGCCATCGTCGAGGCTGGCTCGAAGCGCAAGCGGACCGACGAGCGGGGGCTCTGTGAGATCACGTTTCACGCCCCGGGGTTCTGGAGGCTCGTCGCCCGGAAATCACCGACCGACCGGGTCGCGTACAAACCGGCGTCGACGCTCGTCCGGGCCGTCCCGAGACCCTCGACGTCGCGATCCCCACATCGGCCCGAGCCGCGGGTGCTGTAG
- a CDS encoding Gfo/Idh/MocA family protein, whose protein sequence is MTTDRNDIRTGIVGLGNIGQYHAERLVDLGVSLVGGMDVAAEARSRFARRYDVDVYEDHHELYDTVDAVIITTPNKYHEEYAVDAFERDLHVFLEKPLAHSIESARRIAGAAAESDGHSMVGFNNRFANTVQIVRNRIDRGDLGEVTHVEANYVRRRGIPGRGSWFTRRQIAGGGALIDLGVHAIDLALFFLDYPPVTEVNGVARGEFGSSEEYAYLEMWGEDAGPAGFDVDDSASAFVRCDGDRTISLEVAWATNRPANHEFIVRGTKSAACFDLLEGDLSFHSASNVGPDHLEDTAVETRQNDTHTDEQETFFDRIVRDGSDESVQQALTVQRVIDALYRSSAEGHTITVGE, encoded by the coding sequence ATGACAACCGATCGAAACGACATCAGGACGGGTATCGTTGGCCTCGGAAATATCGGCCAGTACCACGCGGAGCGACTCGTCGATCTCGGCGTGTCGCTCGTCGGTGGCATGGACGTCGCCGCCGAAGCACGCTCGCGGTTCGCCCGTCGATACGATGTCGACGTCTACGAGGATCACCACGAGCTATACGACACCGTCGACGCCGTCATCATCACCACGCCGAACAAGTACCACGAGGAGTACGCCGTCGACGCCTTCGAACGAGACCTGCACGTCTTTCTCGAGAAGCCACTGGCCCACTCGATCGAGAGCGCGCGACGAATCGCCGGCGCGGCAGCCGAGTCGGACGGCCACAGTATGGTCGGCTTCAACAACCGCTTCGCGAACACGGTTCAAATCGTGCGAAACCGGATCGATCGCGGCGACCTCGGCGAGGTCACTCACGTCGAGGCGAACTACGTTCGCCGGCGGGGTATTCCGGGCCGCGGCTCGTGGTTTACCCGTCGACAGATCGCCGGGGGCGGAGCCCTCATCGATCTCGGCGTCCACGCCATCGATCTCGCCCTCTTCTTTCTGGACTATCCACCGGTCACGGAGGTAAACGGCGTCGCCCGCGGCGAGTTCGGCTCGAGCGAGGAGTACGCGTATCTCGAGATGTGGGGGGAAGACGCCGGACCGGCCGGGTTCGACGTCGACGACTCGGCGAGCGCGTTCGTCCGGTGTGACGGCGATCGAACGATCTCCCTCGAGGTGGCGTGGGCGACGAACCGTCCGGCGAACCACGAGTTCATCGTTCGTGGAACGAAATCGGCCGCCTGCTTCGACCTGCTCGAGGGTGATCTCAGCTTTCACTCCGCGAGCAACGTCGGGCCGGATCATCTCGAGGATACGGCCGTGGAGACGCGGCAGAACGACACGCACACGGACGAACAGGAGACGTTTTTCGACCGGATCGTCCGCGATGGAAGCGACGAGAGCGTTCAGCAGGCGCTCACCGTCCAGCGGGTTATCGACGCGCTCTATCGCTCGAGCGCCGAGGGCCACACGATCACCGTCGGCGAGTGA
- a CDS encoding ABC transporter ATP-binding protein, translating into MARVRLENVTKRYGEETAVDDISLEVKDGEFVTFVGPSGCGKSTTMETVAGLTPPTEGRVYIGDDDVTGLAPKDRGVAMVFQNIALFPHMDVYENISFGLRLRKYDDEEVRRRVEQAADIVQLEGMLDRMPAEMSGGQQQRVGIARAIVRNPDVFLMDEPLANLDAKLRVHMRTELQRLHRELEATVIYVTHDQAEAMTMSNRIAVLNDGKLQQIAPPLVCYNEPTNLFVAGFIGSPSMNFAEGELVEDGVETPNFDVELDPAAIPKVSVGDAVTVGVRPEDVHLAENADSLAQPSAPIAARSDVIEPMGDEVFVYLLLAEGAERSMEKDPSSSADQLLMSVTPDTKIEAEQDVDVVLDRSKIHLFETATGDALVHDITGRSGQDPGTAATEADD; encoded by the coding sequence ATGGCACGAGTACGACTCGAAAACGTCACGAAACGGTACGGAGAAGAAACGGCGGTCGACGACATCAGTCTCGAGGTCAAAGACGGGGAATTCGTCACCTTCGTCGGCCCCTCGGGCTGTGGGAAGTCGACGACGATGGAAACCGTCGCTGGACTGACGCCGCCGACGGAGGGGCGGGTGTACATCGGCGACGACGACGTCACCGGTCTGGCACCCAAGGATCGAGGCGTCGCGATGGTCTTCCAGAATATCGCCCTGTTCCCGCACATGGACGTCTACGAGAACATCTCCTTCGGACTGCGGCTCCGGAAGTACGACGACGAGGAGGTCCGGCGTCGCGTCGAGCAAGCAGCCGATATCGTCCAGCTCGAGGGGATGCTCGATCGGATGCCGGCGGAGATGTCCGGCGGCCAGCAACAGCGAGTCGGCATCGCCCGCGCGATCGTCCGTAACCCGGACGTGTTCCTGATGGACGAACCGCTGGCGAATCTCGACGCGAAACTGCGCGTCCACATGCGAACGGAGCTCCAGCGGCTCCACCGGGAGCTAGAGGCGACGGTGATCTACGTCACCCACGACCAGGCCGAGGCGATGACGATGTCGAACCGGATCGCCGTCCTCAACGACGGCAAACTCCAGCAGATCGCCCCGCCACTGGTCTGCTACAACGAACCCACGAACCTGTTCGTCGCGGGCTTTATCGGCTCGCCGTCGATGAACTTCGCGGAGGGAGAACTCGTCGAAGACGGGGTCGAGACCCCGAACTTCGACGTCGAACTCGATCCCGCGGCCATCCCGAAGGTGTCGGTCGGCGACGCAGTTACGGTCGGCGTCAGGCCGGAGGACGTTCATCTCGCGGAAAACGCCGACTCGCTGGCCCAACCGTCGGCACCGATCGCCGCCCGGTCCGACGTCATCGAGCCGATGGGGGACGAAGTGTTCGTGTATCTGCTCCTCGCGGAAGGCGCCGAACGCTCGATGGAAAAAGATCCCAGTTCGTCGGCGGATCAGTTACTAATGAGCGTCACGCCCGATACGAAAATCGAGGCGGAACAGGACGTCGACGTCGTCCTGGATCGGTCGAAAATCCACCTCTTCGAGACGGCGACCGGCGACGCCCTGGTCCACGACATCACCGGTCGCTCCGGGCAAGACCCCGGAACGGCCGCGACGGAAGCGGATGACTGA
- a CDS encoding carbohydrate ABC transporter permease: MTDTRDSSDDDRTADTDEPGTSAVRDDGSHPDGDRTAIFEAGDAELDRGPFQQWASDSIQNPERVYRAMFYVAATFFLFTTLFPFYWLLMVALTPEGQLQDIIFTPNGFNPGAFVEVFQTIPFHWYMFNSFVIATASTVVVLVVGSLAGYAFGRLDFPGKTPLMLLVLIISFFPPAAFFIPLNDLFNTSFFILEPITGDGSLYNTPGALVLPLSAIFMPLAIFILTTFYAQIPDGLEDAARVEGTTRLGALFRVIIPLSAPGVATAGVLTFIAVYNEFFFSFLMTDGQPQNWAPILDGILAYQGQYQVLYNLMAAASIIGVIPVAILVVIAQEKIVSGLTAGALKE, translated from the coding sequence ATGACTGATACTCGAGATTCATCCGACGACGATCGCACGGCAGACACGGACGAGCCGGGAACGTCCGCGGTTCGAGACGACGGATCCCACCCCGATGGTGACAGGACGGCCATCTTCGAAGCGGGGGACGCTGAACTCGACCGCGGTCCGTTCCAGCAGTGGGCTTCGGACTCCATCCAGAACCCGGAACGGGTCTATCGGGCGATGTTCTACGTCGCGGCGACCTTCTTCCTCTTTACGACGCTGTTCCCGTTCTACTGGCTGCTCATGGTCGCGTTGACGCCCGAAGGCCAACTGCAGGACATCATCTTCACCCCGAACGGGTTCAATCCGGGCGCGTTCGTCGAGGTCTTCCAGACGATTCCGTTCCACTGGTACATGTTCAACAGCTTCGTCATCGCGACGGCCTCGACGGTCGTCGTGTTGGTCGTCGGGAGTCTCGCCGGCTACGCCTTCGGGAGGCTCGATTTCCCAGGCAAAACGCCGCTCATGTTGCTCGTGTTGATCATCTCCTTTTTCCCACCGGCGGCCTTTTTCATTCCGCTGAACGACCTGTTCAACACCTCGTTTTTCATCCTCGAGCCGATCACCGGGGACGGCAGCCTCTACAACACGCCGGGCGCACTGGTGTTGCCGCTGTCGGCTATCTTCATGCCGCTCGCGATCTTTATCCTGACGACGTTCTACGCGCAGATTCCCGACGGGCTCGAGGATGCAGCCCGCGTCGAAGGGACGACGCGTCTGGGTGCGCTGTTCCGGGTCATCATCCCGCTGTCGGCGCCGGGCGTCGCGACCGCGGGCGTGTTGACCTTCATCGCCGTCTACAACGAGTTCTTCTTCTCGTTCCTGATGACGGACGGCCAGCCCCAGAACTGGGCACCGATCCTCGACGGCATCCTCGCCTATCAGGGGCAGTACCAGGTGTTGTACAACCTCATGGCCGCAGCGAGCATCATCGGGGTCATCCCCGTCGCGATCCTCGTGGTCATCGCACAGGAAAAGATCGTCAGCGGACTCACCGCAGGAGCACTCAAAGAATAA